One Tolypothrix bouteillei VB521301 DNA window includes the following coding sequences:
- a CDS encoding glycosyltransferase, which translates to MSNKSLRIAIFTSLYAPFLTGVSIGVHQRVRWLLQQGHQVFLIHPQINNQYPEYVGNRPMSGLDELEPFPNFSAYAFPTQPLIFYKSLPQPLHYRHWSDTKLLEEFKPDIIVVEEAPQLRGFYSLYLQGYGRPIGTEYAKRTGTPIISLFHTDIIAYIRYYLGDRGFNLIRPILPFLVKQFSEMYDVNLFPSREQLAKYQQLKSQRSEYLPFQGIDCQKFNPANLCYDPIPGDRRPTLLFVGRITAEKNIFQLLQAYPIIANKIPDVHLIVVGRGPQDEEFRKQAEKFKAGITVWGESYGTELLGLYARADVFVNPSITENFCTANNEALASGTPVVAAVAPSTSEQVINGHNGYLAEPNNPTDFARQVITILETSALKEEMSQNARLSILEFDWSSCMEKFEKKLYEVVKKSKNLLLVSG; encoded by the coding sequence ATGAGCAACAAATCTCTTCGTATTGCAATTTTTACAAGCTTGTATGCACCTTTTTTAACAGGAGTATCCATAGGCGTACATCAAAGAGTTCGTTGGTTGTTACAGCAAGGGCATCAAGTTTTTCTCATTCACCCTCAAATTAATAACCAGTACCCTGAGTATGTTGGCAATCGTCCCATGTCTGGGCTAGATGAGCTAGAACCTTTTCCCAATTTTTCTGCCTATGCATTTCCAACACAGCCACTCATATTTTACAAGTCTCTTCCGCAACCACTGCACTATCGGCACTGGAGCGATACAAAATTGCTTGAAGAGTTTAAACCAGATATTATAGTTGTGGAAGAAGCACCGCAATTAAGAGGGTTTTACTCACTTTATTTACAAGGTTACGGTCGCCCTATTGGAACTGAATATGCAAAGCGAACGGGAACTCCGATAATATCACTCTTCCATACCGATATCATTGCGTACATACGATATTATTTGGGCGATCGCGGATTCAACTTGATTCGTCCCATCCTTCCTTTTTTAGTGAAGCAGTTCAGCGAAATGTATGATGTCAATTTATTTCCTTCTCGAGAACAGCTTGCTAAATACCAGCAACTGAAATCCCAACGAAGTGAATATCTGCCCTTTCAAGGAATTGATTGTCAAAAATTCAATCCGGCAAACTTATGTTATGACCCTATTCCTGGCGATCGCAGACCTACTCTGCTTTTTGTAGGACGCATTACTGCAGAAAAAAATATTTTCCAGCTTTTACAAGCTTATCCAATAATTGCTAATAAAATTCCTGATGTCCATTTGATTGTTGTTGGGAGAGGACCCCAAGATGAAGAATTTCGCAAGCAAGCAGAAAAGTTTAAAGCTGGTATAACTGTTTGGGGCGAATCTTATGGAACAGAACTTCTAGGCTTGTACGCTCGTGCAGATGTATTTGTCAACCCTTCAATCACGGAAAATTTTTGTACTGCAAATAATGAAGCATTAGCTTCTGGAACTCCTGTTGTGGCTGCTGTTGCACCCTCTACTTCAGAGCAAGTTATCAACGGTCACAATGGCTATTTAGCTGAACCTAACAACCCAACAGATTTTGCCCGTCAGGTCATTACAATTCTTGAAACTTCGGCTCTCAAGGAAGAAATGTCTCAAAATGCTCGCCTTTCAATACTTGAATTTGATTGGTCATCATGCATGGAGAAGTTTGAGAAAAAACTGTATGAGGTTGTAAAAAAATCAAAGAATTTGCTTTTAGTTAGTGGTTAG
- a CDS encoding ExbD/TolR family protein translates to MRLQDEPDLPAQINIVPMIDVIFAILTFFIMSTLFLTRSEGLPVNLPKAATGQTERPAQMTVTINKQGQIFLDKKPILLEQLENEVRQQVQPQQQVLVVINADEGVTHGQVVGVMDKVRQIEGAKLAIATQKP, encoded by the coding sequence ATGCGTCTACAAGATGAACCCGATCTACCAGCGCAAATTAATATCGTTCCTATGATAGATGTTATATTTGCCATTCTGACTTTCTTTATTATGTCAACACTGTTTTTAACTAGATCGGAAGGGTTACCAGTAAACTTACCTAAAGCAGCTACCGGACAAACAGAACGTCCCGCACAAATGACAGTCACAATCAATAAGCAGGGACAGATATTTTTGGATAAGAAGCCAATTCTTTTGGAACAGTTGGAGAATGAGGTCCGCCAACAAGTCCAGCCACAACAGCAGGTGTTGGTTGTGATTAATGCAGATGAAGGAGTTACTCACGGTCAAGTTGTGGGTGTGATGGATAAGGTTCGGCAAATAGAGGGAGCAAAATTAGCGATCGCAACTCAAAAACCTTAG
- a CDS encoding CoB--CoM heterodisulfide reductase iron-sulfur subunit B family protein, with the protein MLTYTLRYAYYPGCVAQGACRELHQSTVALSKALDIELIELKKASCCGSGTFKEDSQLLEDTVNARNIALAEELQLPLLTHCSTCQGVIGHVDERLKERQSTDPAYVEQVNGFLCKEGCSPYRGSTEVKHLLYALIKDYGLEEIKKRVTHKLTGLKCAAFYGCYLLRAQKSMPYDDPFQPEGMENLFRVLQATPVYYKGRTQCCGWPLASYATEQSFKMAGNHIQEAIDAGADCMVTPCPLCHLNLDSRQPEVEKVTGQKLGLPVLHLPQLIALAVGVSPKELGLQKHIVSTKPVLEKLGIS; encoded by the coding sequence ATGCTAACCTATACTTTGAGATACGCTTACTATCCCGGATGTGTTGCTCAAGGAGCGTGCCGCGAGCTTCACCAGTCTACAGTTGCCCTTAGTAAGGCATTGGATATTGAACTTATAGAACTTAAAAAAGCTTCTTGCTGCGGGTCAGGAACCTTTAAGGAAGATTCTCAACTGCTAGAAGATACGGTTAATGCCCGGAATATTGCTCTTGCAGAAGAATTACAGCTACCACTATTAACCCATTGCAGTACTTGCCAGGGTGTCATCGGTCATGTAGACGAACGTTTAAAAGAGCGCCAAAGCACAGATCCGGCATACGTTGAACAAGTGAATGGCTTTCTTTGTAAAGAAGGCTGTTCCCCCTATCGTGGTTCAACAGAAGTGAAACATCTCCTTTACGCTCTTATTAAAGATTACGGTTTAGAGGAAATAAAAAAACGAGTCACTCACAAGTTAACTGGACTGAAGTGTGCTGCTTTTTACGGCTGTTACCTGCTCCGTGCTCAAAAGTCAATGCCCTATGATGACCCCTTCCAACCAGAGGGCATGGAAAACTTGTTTCGTGTACTACAAGCTACGCCAGTATACTACAAGGGACGTACCCAATGTTGTGGTTGGCCGCTGGCTAGTTATGCTACCGAACAATCTTTTAAAATGGCAGGAAATCACATCCAAGAAGCCATAGACGCTGGTGCTGATTGTATGGTCACACCTTGTCCTTTGTGTCACCTTAACCTAGATTCCCGTCAACCAGAGGTGGAAAAGGTTACTGGGCAAAAGTTAGGTTTGCCCGTTCTGCATTTGCCTCAGTTAATTGCTTTAGCTGTTGGGGTAAGTCCAAAAGAACTGGGTTTGCAAAAGCACATCGTTTCTACAAAACCCGTGTTAGAGAAGTTGGGAATTTCGTAG
- a CDS encoding chromophore lyase CpcT/CpeT: MTNSTDIATLARLMAADFSNQEQAFENPPFFAHIRVCMRPLPLSLLSGVGFFVEQAYDYLLDVPYRLRVLNLIQAGDHIEIENYCVKEEKNFYGASRNLERLKTLSADDLEKLPGCNMIVEWTGHSFQGKVEPGKNCIVYRKGQKTYLDSDFEIDEHKFISRDRGRDPETDEHVWGSVAGPFYFVRWASFADEVAI; the protein is encoded by the coding sequence ATGACCAATTCTACAGATATTGCCACTTTAGCCCGTTTGATGGCAGCTGACTTCAGCAACCAAGAGCAAGCTTTTGAAAACCCGCCTTTTTTCGCCCATATTCGCGTGTGTATGCGCCCTCTCCCTTTATCTTTATTATCAGGTGTCGGTTTTTTTGTCGAGCAAGCATACGATTATCTACTTGATGTTCCCTATCGCCTGCGAGTATTGAATTTAATTCAAGCGGGCGACCATATTGAAATCGAGAACTACTGTGTTAAAGAAGAAAAAAACTTCTATGGCGCATCTCGGAATCTCGAACGCCTTAAAACCCTATCAGCAGATGATTTAGAAAAACTGCCCGGTTGTAACATGATTGTAGAATGGACAGGTCACAGCTTTCAAGGCAAGGTAGAACCGGGAAAAAATTGTATTGTTTATCGTAAAGGACAAAAAACTTACCTTGATAGTGATTTTGAAATAGACGAACATAAATTTATCAGTCGCGATCGCGGACGTGACCCAGAAACAGACGAGCACGTTTGGGGATCTGTCGCAGGACCATTTTATTTTGTTCGCTGGGCTAGCTTTGCAGACGAAGTCGCAATATAA
- the cpdA gene encoding 3',5'-cyclic-AMP phosphodiesterase yields the protein MNPVFPLSIAQMSDLHLFADENEQLLGIPTTLSFQAVIGRLKQLRCELDLLLLTGDLSGDGSPESYEMVQNLLHPLEISTYWLPGNHDSAIAMEQVLNLRLVSRRKSFERGGWHFILLDSTVPGCVHGHLSTKSLHWLDFQLSIGGNKPTLLALHHPPFQVDSKWLDSSTLQNPQDFFALIDRHPQVKLVLFGHIHQEFHRQRHAVDYLGTPSTCIQFAPLSSNFSLDPKSPGFRLLKLYPDGTWESSVERVPFSCKLDLAATGY from the coding sequence ATGAATCCAGTTTTTCCTTTGTCAATCGCACAAATGTCCGACCTGCACCTGTTTGCAGATGAGAACGAACAATTACTTGGAATTCCTACGACTCTGTCTTTTCAAGCTGTAATCGGGCGGTTGAAACAATTGCGTTGCGAACTTGATTTATTACTGTTAACCGGAGATTTATCTGGTGACGGTAGCCCTGAGTCTTATGAAATGGTACAAAATCTGCTACATCCGTTGGAAATATCCACTTACTGGTTACCGGGAAATCATGACAGTGCGATCGCAATGGAACAAGTTCTCAATTTGAGGCTGGTTTCCCGACGGAAGTCTTTTGAGCGTGGTGGATGGCATTTTATATTACTTGACTCAACCGTACCGGGATGCGTACACGGTCATCTTTCAACCAAAAGTTTGCATTGGTTGGATTTTCAGCTATCAATAGGAGGTAATAAGCCCACACTATTAGCCTTACACCATCCACCTTTTCAGGTAGATTCAAAGTGGCTCGATAGCAGTACCCTCCAAAATCCGCAAGATTTTTTTGCGTTAATCGATCGCCATCCACAAGTCAAGTTAGTTTTATTCGGTCACATACATCAAGAATTCCACCGTCAGCGCCACGCTGTTGATTATCTTGGTACTCCCTCAACCTGCATACAATTTGCGCCTTTGAGTTCAAACTTTTCTCTCGATCCAAAATCACCTGGATTTCGTTTGTTGAAACTTTATCCCGATGGAACTTGGGAATCTTCGGTTGAAAGAGTTCCTTTTTCCTGCAAACTGGACTTGGCAGCAACAGGATATTAA
- a CDS encoding tetratricopeptide repeat protein produces MSRRLSVTITATATLLLFSSSLTFAATKKPQPPDKFPPNPLEITTPDPLSPRSPKDTRPLTPEERQTLEAALEELNQQASAKLAAGDKISAFEIWNRELRLRRFLGQLAEVQALSRVGAIAWNANDRQEVQYITQRLQTVQKQAQTQKTTDLEFLQALGQAYQQVRSPKLALVVYDQILTSVRQQGDTGAEVDTLKTIGLIHMGWFDYPSAAATYEKLLAMASARGDRTNELLYLQQLAYIYEQAKQPENSLKVRNQLAKIYQSENNFTQLPDLKQEIATDYEALAKDNPGLLQEAFRNYQVAYMTAWDLQQYVRAGEILRKLIALYRSQGQVEEALQASQILIQAEQLASNSYGLMTAYDEIGQIYILRKDYPQAIQAFKKGLEIAQQLKYDEEYFTQQIQKASGQGVK; encoded by the coding sequence ATGTCCCGGCGCTTAAGTGTTACAATAACAGCGACTGCTACATTGTTACTTTTCTCGAGTTCGCTGACATTTGCGGCTACTAAAAAACCGCAACCACCAGATAAATTTCCTCCCAATCCCCTAGAAATTACTACACCAGATCCTCTAAGTCCTCGTTCGCCAAAGGATACTCGACCCCTAACTCCTGAAGAACGGCAAACGTTAGAGGCTGCTCTTGAGGAATTGAACCAGCAAGCATCAGCTAAACTGGCAGCAGGGGACAAGATATCAGCTTTTGAAATCTGGAATCGAGAATTGCGGTTGCGCCGTTTTTTGGGACAGCTAGCTGAGGTACAAGCACTGTCACGAGTGGGTGCGATCGCGTGGAATGCAAACGACCGTCAGGAAGTCCAGTACATTACACAGCGCTTGCAGACCGTTCAAAAGCAGGCACAAACTCAAAAAACTACAGACTTAGAATTTTTACAAGCTTTAGGTCAAGCTTACCAACAAGTACGCTCTCCGAAGTTAGCATTGGTAGTTTACGACCAAATTTTAACATCAGTAAGACAGCAGGGAGATACAGGGGCAGAAGTTGATACCCTAAAGACAATCGGATTAATTCACATGGGCTGGTTTGATTATCCGTCCGCCGCTGCAACATACGAAAAATTACTCGCTATGGCTTCTGCTCGAGGCGATCGCACAAACGAGTTATTATATTTGCAACAGCTGGCATATATCTACGAGCAAGCAAAACAACCGGAAAATTCACTAAAAGTACGCAATCAGCTGGCAAAAATCTATCAAAGCGAAAATAACTTTACCCAGTTACCAGATTTGAAGCAAGAAATTGCTACAGATTACGAAGCCTTAGCAAAAGACAATCCCGGTTTATTGCAAGAAGCATTTAGGAACTATCAAGTAGCGTATATGACTGCTTGGGACTTGCAGCAGTATGTTCGTGCTGGAGAGATTTTGCGGAAATTAATTGCGCTTTACCGTTCGCAAGGACAAGTAGAAGAAGCTTTGCAAGCAAGCCAAATTTTGATACAAGCTGAACAGTTAGCGTCCAATTCTTATGGTTTGATGACTGCTTATGACGAGATTGGGCAAATATACATCCTACGGAAAGATTACCCGCAAGCAATCCAAGCCTTTAAGAAAGGGTTAGAAATTGCTCAACAGCTGAAGTATGATGAAGAGTACTTTACCCAACAGATTCAAAAAGCATCCGGACAAGGTGTTAAGTGA
- a CDS encoding energy transducer TonB, whose translation MRAKQIEDKPIELIVLDSPKLTPEKIKPPEPPKQEKVKPPEPPKPTRLRLKPQAPVVSKTVKTPQGGGGGKTAAPAPKAPPVPQPVPPQQTVVTPEEKPILPPLKDEIKPQRILTQVKPNLEPQPEVPLPPKQEVPVTEQKTENLQPPLRRPRIIPEVAKNTVPAPSAPTNSQDSSNLTRRLRSTAGTPGSTGEGIGGGSGGGIGTGTGSGTGTGTGSGTGTGTGTQVATGPRPAVTKFDFVDCIKCDLKYPERAERRGIEGKPGITFDVDENGNVINIKLSRPSGHKELDEALVSQARKFKLNSAAAGKQNVQLIANFTKPGTRENREALKRQREREERRRQQQAEAEKKREAEATAVNGTEATPGRRRRRMISDSPATPTSPVLPSQQPESPVTPTSPVIPSQQPESTVQPPEQSPANPSPSNLEQTAPSNENDLLDSLRRSQKQP comes from the coding sequence ATGAGAGCAAAGCAAATAGAAGACAAACCGATTGAATTGATCGTTCTCGATTCGCCCAAGCTTACTCCAGAGAAGATAAAACCACCAGAACCCCCAAAACAGGAAAAAGTAAAACCACCAGAACCCCCCAAACCGACTAGACTCCGGTTGAAGCCTCAAGCGCCTGTTGTGTCCAAGACAGTTAAAACACCACAAGGTGGTGGTGGTGGCAAAACTGCTGCACCCGCACCAAAAGCTCCTCCTGTTCCACAACCAGTCCCGCCTCAGCAAACAGTGGTAACTCCAGAAGAAAAGCCAATTCTTCCGCCTTTAAAAGATGAAATAAAACCGCAGCGCATACTGACACAAGTTAAGCCAAACTTAGAACCCCAACCAGAAGTTCCTTTACCTCCCAAACAGGAAGTTCCAGTTACAGAGCAGAAGACCGAAAATTTACAGCCCCCACTCAGACGTCCCAGAATTATTCCAGAAGTTGCTAAGAATACAGTACCTGCTCCAAGCGCACCCACTAACAGTCAAGATTCTTCCAATCTAACAAGACGTTTGAGAAGTACCGCAGGCACACCTGGAAGTACTGGAGAAGGTATCGGTGGTGGTAGTGGAGGTGGAATCGGTACGGGTACTGGAAGCGGTACGGGTACGGGTACTGGAAGTGGTACGGGTACGGGTACTGGAACACAAGTTGCAACAGGTCCAAGACCAGCCGTAACAAAATTTGATTTTGTTGATTGTATAAAATGCGATCTCAAATACCCAGAAAGAGCAGAACGGCGAGGTATCGAAGGTAAACCCGGTATCACTTTTGATGTCGATGAAAACGGCAATGTGATTAACATCAAACTCAGCCGTCCTAGCGGACACAAGGAACTAGATGAAGCGTTGGTGAGTCAAGCCAGAAAATTTAAATTAAACTCTGCTGCTGCAGGAAAGCAAAACGTACAGTTGATAGCAAATTTCACTAAGCCAGGAACGCGAGAAAATCGAGAAGCCCTCAAGCGTCAAAGAGAAAGGGAAGAACGCAGACGGCAACAACAAGCAGAAGCTGAGAAGAAACGCGAAGCCGAAGCGACAGCCGTAAATGGGACCGAGGCAACTCCCGGACGCAGAAGGCGGAGAATGATATCGGATTCTCCCGCCACCCCAACTTCTCCAGTTTTGCCTTCCCAACAGCCAGAAAGTCCGGTAACACCAACTTCTCCAGTCATACCCTCCCAACAACCTGAAAGCACAGTTCAGCCTCCAGAACAATCTCCTGCTAATCCAAGCCCAAGCAATTTGGAGCAAACCGCACCTAGTAATGAGAACGATTTACTCGATAGTTTGCGTCGTTCTCAAAAGCAACCTTAA
- the acpP gene encoding acyl carrier protein yields the protein MSQTEIFEKVKKIVADQLSVEGDTITPQSNFANDLGADSLDTVELVMALEEEFDIEIPDEAAEKITTVQEAVDYINNKVAASA from the coding sequence ATGAGTCAAACGGAAATTTTTGAAAAGGTCAAGAAAATCGTTGCGGATCAGCTGAGTGTTGAGGGCGATACCATTACACCACAATCCAATTTTGCCAACGATTTGGGCGCTGATTCCCTTGATACTGTTGAACTAGTCATGGCTTTGGAAGAAGAGTTCGATATCGAAATTCCAGACGAAGCTGCCGAAAAGATTACAACCGTTCAAGAGGCAGTGGACTACATCAACAACAAAGTTGCTGCATCCGCATAA
- a CDS encoding MotA/TolQ/ExbB proton channel family protein has protein sequence MGIQNLFAAGGLVMWPLLAFSVLAVALIIERIRFWVKVNTRQSLVVREVLNLYRLNNVVGAIDKLRKNADLPMSRIFLTALELEEPTPEEFRLALESEAQAEIPLLKRFQNLFETIISLAPLLGLLGTVLGLIVSFASLNIGDVGGSRTAGVTAGISEALVSTASGLIVAIFTLLFANTFRGLYQREIARIQEYGGELELLYRRRYERGERTYASTR, from the coding sequence ATGGGAATTCAAAATTTGTTTGCTGCAGGTGGTCTGGTTATGTGGCCCCTGCTGGCGTTTTCTGTTTTAGCAGTGGCTTTAATTATTGAGAGGATAAGATTTTGGGTAAAGGTCAATACCCGTCAAAGTCTTGTGGTAAGGGAAGTTCTAAACCTTTACCGTCTTAATAATGTCGTTGGTGCAATTGATAAACTGCGAAAAAATGCAGATTTACCAATGTCACGCATTTTCCTCACGGCTTTGGAGTTGGAGGAACCAACTCCTGAGGAATTTCGTTTGGCTCTAGAAAGTGAAGCACAAGCTGAGATTCCTCTACTTAAGCGCTTTCAGAATCTCTTTGAGACTATCATCTCTCTGGCTCCTCTTTTGGGGCTTTTGGGAACTGTGTTGGGGCTTATTGTTTCTTTTGCATCTCTCAATATTGGTGATGTGGGAGGTTCAAGAACTGCGGGTGTAACGGCTGGTATTAGTGAAGCGTTGGTTTCTACTGCTTCGGGCTTGATTGTTGCTATTTTCACACTGCTATTTGCCAATACTTTCCGAGGTCTTTATCAAAGAGAAATTGCACGAATTCAGGAGTACGGTGGAGAATTAGAATTGCTATACCGCCGTCGCTATGAACGTGGAGAGAGGACTTATGCGTCTACAAGATGA
- a CDS encoding SDR family NAD(P)-dependent oxidoreductase has product MESIAGKTVVLTGASGGIGVFIARALAREKATVVAISRSQESLEQICAEVESLGGKGISIPFDISNLERLPDLVKQIYELAGPVDVLINNAAIEKYRPFQNYALNDIRSILTTNLLTPMELTRLILPDMVNRNSGHIVNIASGSGKKGAPYNSIYSASKAGLIMWTDSMRQELTNTHVGVSVVCPGYTKAGMFLKFGLSAPSLARVSEPNDVAIAVIRAIQQNQGEVIIDGILTRLLFSNIQLFPKFGDRIYQWIGLTKLNQTCAENQMRNENHR; this is encoded by the coding sequence ATGGAATCCATAGCAGGTAAAACAGTCGTCTTGACTGGAGCATCCGGTGGTATTGGAGTATTTATAGCCCGTGCTTTGGCAAGAGAAAAGGCAACCGTAGTAGCTATTTCTCGTTCTCAGGAAAGTTTGGAGCAAATATGCGCTGAAGTTGAAAGTTTAGGTGGTAAAGGGATAAGTATACCCTTTGACATTAGCAATCTGGAAAGACTACCAGATTTAGTCAAGCAAATTTATGAACTAGCAGGTCCGGTCGATGTTTTAATTAACAATGCCGCAATAGAAAAATACCGACCTTTCCAAAATTATGCTTTGAATGATATCCGCTCGATATTGACAACTAACTTACTAACACCAATGGAGTTAACTCGGTTAATCTTACCAGATATGGTAAACCGAAACAGCGGTCATATCGTAAATATTGCATCTGGTTCTGGTAAAAAAGGAGCCCCCTATAACAGTATTTACTCTGCTAGTAAAGCTGGATTAATTATGTGGACGGACTCCATGCGCCAGGAATTAACGAATACTCATGTTGGGGTTTCAGTGGTATGTCCGGGATACACAAAAGCAGGAATGTTTCTTAAATTTGGCTTGTCAGCACCTAGTTTAGCACGTGTCTCAGAGCCAAATGATGTTGCGATCGCAGTTATTCGAGCGATCCAGCAAAACCAAGGAGAAGTCATAATTGATGGCATTTTGACAAGGCTTTTGTTTTCAAACATACAACTTTTTCCAAAGTTTGGCGATCGGATTTATCAATGGATTGGTTTAACAAAGTTAAATCAAACCTGTGCAGAAAATCAAATGCGTAACGAGAATCATCGGTAG